In a single window of the Acetivibrio clariflavus DSM 19732 genome:
- a CDS encoding EAL domain-containing protein, whose product MPLPYIFSLLFLITTAVLLFYGLYVLSLNIKSSLHILFFILCLCLSVWSFSLSISNTAQNYETCLFWRRVGTLGWGTFFSFLLHFIVIITEKADILKKKWIYILIYLPAALNVFVFGLYEKIAVKQYNLIETSSGWVNVCCNTFWNWMLYAYDLSFFLVGFTLLVRWAVKLEEGDKKSKAYLICLLFACSFVAGTLSEVIINSMFSIKIPQIVPLLFIIPMTQVLYCIKRYGFMLKKKNSDSSDFHSILNEDSRERLYLNFSIAFLLGAFVNIGSMYFTKRANLEPVLLFSAFMIFIGIGLQAIQQLNIRLSYKDLLSNIILSISIPIITLRYFDYSAIYAGIIPVLFIVTSIAFSQKHILVLNGISSLFTLVWIWINSPSTIVVRFTHVDHAVRIILLLSIFIVAYYINYVYSKRLIENEEKLNAQKLLSRISSIFMNTNENNIEERINEVLKLCGNNFNIDRTFVLFFPNGQKTMKYFEWCSDCESPMNDAAKEKKVRKVFELLDISPFQQQEFDSLPYLAATMEEYMEKEYVRDEETISTIINPLRDKECVIGLMGFESAGQKLKFKEYHKETFKVLAHMISDIMLKVDAEKEINYRANYDALTGLPNRAMFMNQVRGAIKLAERSEKLVGIAFVDIDSFKYVNDTLGHDGGDSLLMKIGERISSCLRLYDIVARFGGDEFVIMIPQISHVEDICAVAEKITSSFKHPLTVGDQEFFITVSMGISVYPIDGNEVESLVKNAAAAMYISKENGKNKYTMCSSFLQKQIEVNANLTNSLHLAIQRKEFILNYQPQVNAQTGEIVGVEALIRWNHPQKGLISPGVFIPLAEKNGLINHIGQWVLQEACEQNNKWQKMGLKPIKMAVNLSLGQFLNPNLVEIVENILKKTQLDPAYLELEITESIATYDVEYITSTLNRLKDLGVTISIDDFGTEYSSLSRLRIMPVDKIKIDMRFTQGIYRGTKDESIIKVMLQLGKTFGLKVLAEGVENEYQLRFLKENQCDEIQGFYFYKPMPAEELELILRGNKNI is encoded by the coding sequence ATGCCTTTACCATATATATTTTCGCTGTTGTTTCTTATTACAACTGCAGTTTTATTGTTTTATGGCTTGTATGTTCTTTCGCTGAATATAAAGTCGTCACTTCATATATTATTTTTTATCCTTTGTTTGTGTTTGTCGGTGTGGTCCTTTTCCTTGTCTATTTCAAATACTGCACAGAATTATGAAACATGTTTATTTTGGAGAAGAGTCGGAACCTTAGGATGGGGAACTTTTTTTAGCTTTTTGCTGCATTTTATTGTTATTATTACTGAAAAAGCCGATATTTTGAAGAAAAAATGGATATACATTCTTATATATCTTCCAGCTGCTTTAAATGTTTTTGTCTTCGGCCTATACGAAAAAATAGCTGTAAAACAGTATAATCTCATAGAGACAAGTTCCGGATGGGTTAATGTCTGCTGCAATACATTTTGGAATTGGATGCTGTATGCATATGACTTAAGTTTTTTCCTGGTAGGGTTTACGTTGTTAGTCCGCTGGGCTGTTAAATTGGAGGAAGGGGATAAAAAGAGTAAAGCCTATTTGATATGTTTACTGTTTGCTTGCAGTTTTGTAGCAGGAACTTTGTCTGAAGTTATTATAAATTCCATGTTTTCAATTAAGATACCTCAAATAGTTCCGTTACTTTTTATTATTCCAATGACTCAAGTGCTTTACTGTATCAAAAGATACGGATTTATGCTTAAGAAAAAAAATAGCGACTCCTCTGATTTTCATAGCATTCTTAATGAAGACAGCCGGGAGAGGTTATATCTTAATTTTAGTATAGCCTTTTTGTTAGGAGCCTTTGTCAATATCGGAAGCATGTATTTTACTAAAAGGGCAAACTTGGAACCGGTTTTGCTGTTTAGTGCTTTTATGATATTTATCGGGATTGGACTTCAGGCTATTCAACAGCTAAATATCAGATTGAGCTATAAAGATTTGCTTTCGAATATAATTTTATCAATTTCAATTCCGATTATTACGCTGAGGTATTTTGATTATAGTGCCATTTATGCCGGTATAATCCCTGTGTTATTCATCGTTACGTCAATAGCGTTCAGCCAAAAGCACATACTGGTGTTAAATGGGATTTCTTCATTATTTACTCTTGTCTGGATTTGGATAAATTCTCCTTCTACTATAGTTGTTAGGTTTACACACGTAGATCATGCCGTTAGAATAATTTTGTTGCTGTCAATATTTATAGTTGCTTATTATATTAATTATGTCTATAGCAAAAGGCTCATAGAGAACGAGGAAAAGTTAAATGCCCAGAAACTCCTTTCTCGTATATCTTCCATATTTATGAATACCAATGAAAATAATATTGAAGAAAGGATAAATGAGGTTCTTAAACTGTGCGGAAACAATTTCAATATAGATCGCACTTTTGTGTTGTTTTTTCCCAACGGTCAAAAGACAATGAAATATTTTGAATGGTGCTCCGACTGCGAATCACCTATGAATGATGCTGCAAAGGAAAAAAAGGTCAGGAAAGTTTTTGAATTGTTGGATATAAGTCCGTTTCAGCAGCAGGAATTTGACAGCCTGCCATATTTAGCTGCAACTATGGAAGAATATATGGAAAAAGAATATGTCAGAGATGAAGAGACAATTTCTACCATTATAAATCCATTACGAGACAAAGAATGTGTAATAGGATTAATGGGATTTGAAAGTGCAGGACAAAAGTTAAAATTTAAAGAATATCATAAAGAAACTTTTAAAGTCCTGGCGCATATGATTTCAGACATAATGCTAAAAGTGGATGCTGAAAAGGAAATTAATTATAGAGCAAATTATGATGCCTTAACAGGGCTTCCAAACAGGGCTATGTTTATGAATCAGGTAAGAGGAGCCATAAAATTGGCGGAACGTTCGGAAAAGCTTGTTGGAATTGCTTTTGTGGACATAGATTCCTTTAAGTATGTTAATGATACTTTAGGTCATGATGGCGGAGATTCCCTGTTAATGAAGATTGGAGAAAGGATTTCGAGTTGCCTGCGCCTGTATGATATTGTGGCACGTTTTGGAGGGGATGAATTTGTAATAATGATCCCTCAAATTTCCCATGTTGAAGATATATGTGCAGTGGCAGAAAAAATTACAAGTAGCTTCAAACACCCTTTGACGGTGGGCGACCAGGAATTTTTTATAACTGTCAGTATGGGTATTTCTGTATATCCTATTGACGGCAATGAGGTGGAGAGTCTTGTTAAAAATGCTGCTGCGGCAATGTACATTTCAAAAGAAAATGGAAAGAACAAATACACCATGTGCTCGTCTTTTTTGCAGAAGCAAATTGAAGTAAATGCCAACCTTACAAACAGTTTGCATCTTGCAATACAGAGAAAAGAATTTATTTTAAACTATCAACCGCAGGTTAATGCGCAAACTGGTGAAATAGTTGGCGTTGAGGCTCTGATTAGATGGAATCACCCACAAAAAGGATTAATATCACCAGGAGTATTTATTCCATTGGCTGAAAAAAATGGACTTATTAATCATATTGGGCAATGGGTGCTTCAGGAGGCTTGTGAACAAAATAATAAGTGGCAGAAAATGGGGCTTAAACCGATAAAAATGGCTGTAAACTTGTCTTTGGGTCAGTTTTTAAATCCCAATCTGGTTGAAATTGTAGAAAATATACTCAAAAAAACCCAGTTGGATCCTGCTTATCTTGAATTAGAAATTACTGAAAGTATTGCTACCTATGATGTAGAATACATTACCAGTACACTGAACCGGCTTAAAGACCTTGGAGTTACCATTTCCATAGATGACTTCGGTACGGAATATTCATCCTTGAGTAGATTGAGAATTATGCCTGTTGACAAGATAAAGATTGATATGAGATTTACACAGGGTATATATAGGGGAACTAAGGATGAAAGTATTATTAAGGTGATGTTGCAGTTGGGAAAAACTTTTGGGCTTAAAGTTTTGGCAGAAGGTGTGGAAAATGAATATCAGTTGAGATTTCTAAAAGAGAATCAGTGCGATGAAATTCAAGGTTTCTATTTTTATAAACCGATGCCTGCGGAAGAGTTGGAATTGATTTTGAGGGGAAATAAGAATATTTAG